Proteins encoded in a region of the Mycobacterium branderi genome:
- a CDS encoding helix-turn-helix transcriptional regulator has protein sequence MDDLQRDAAGIGALADPVRRQLYRFVCSQAEAVSRDQAAEAVGIPRHQAKFHLDRLAAEGLLDCDYARLTGRSGPGAGRPSKLYRRAGRDIAVSLPQREYELAGRLMADALAESAATGVPAVEVLHRIARDYGRAIAQDAERRPRDAESALQLAAAVLTEHGYEPRRVGAEICLANCPFHTLARRQTELACGMNHALIAGVAEALAPHSPHTRLDPHPDRCCVVLTAGP, from the coding sequence ATGGACGACCTGCAGCGTGACGCCGCCGGGATCGGCGCCCTCGCCGATCCGGTACGCCGCCAGCTCTACCGATTCGTGTGCTCACAAGCCGAAGCGGTCAGCCGCGACCAAGCCGCCGAGGCCGTCGGCATCCCCCGCCATCAGGCGAAATTTCATCTGGACCGGCTGGCCGCCGAGGGCCTGCTGGACTGCGACTATGCCCGGCTGACCGGGCGCTCGGGCCCGGGCGCGGGCCGTCCCTCGAAGCTGTATCGCCGGGCCGGGCGCGACATCGCGGTCAGCCTGCCGCAGCGCGAGTACGAGCTGGCCGGCCGGCTGATGGCCGACGCCCTTGCGGAGTCCGCCGCGACAGGTGTGCCCGCCGTCGAAGTGCTGCACCGGATCGCCCGCGATTACGGCCGCGCTATCGCACAGGACGCCGAGCGGCGACCGCGCGATGCCGAGTCGGCGCTGCAGCTCGCGGCGGCTGTGCTGACCGAGCACGGCTACGAGCCCCGGCGCGTCGGCGCAGAGATCTGCCTGGCCAACTGCCCGTTCCACACGCTGGCCCGCCGGCAGACCGAATTGGCCTGCGGCATGAACCACGCGCTGATCGCGGGCGTGGCCGAGGCGCTGGCGCCGCACAGCCCGCACACCCGGCTCGATCCGCACCCGGACCGCTGTTGTGTGGTGCTGACCGCGGGGCCATGA
- a CDS encoding NAD(P)H-dependent flavin oxidoreductase, giving the protein MLSTPWSRRAGLRVPIVNAPMGGVAGGQLAAAVSAAGGLGMVGMGSAGSASSLAAELQQVAGTFGIGLVDWVIRQEPELLDTALQARPALLSVSFGTDLSWVALAHEAGIATATQVYDADGARRAADAGIDVLVARGGEGGGHGEATVATLPLLDAVLNAVSVPVLAAGGIASPRSLAAVLAAGAAGAWLGTCLSACSEALTTDAARKALIAARETDTTATRVFDVGRDYPWPQRFPSRVLRNDFVARWDGREEELAGDAGARAELAEAIAAEDYGVAPVDAGQGVAMITGVEPVADVIERLCAGAERLLARW; this is encoded by the coding sequence TTGCTGTCGACGCCCTGGTCGCGCCGTGCGGGGCTGCGGGTCCCGATCGTCAACGCGCCGATGGGCGGGGTGGCCGGTGGGCAGCTGGCCGCGGCGGTCAGCGCGGCGGGCGGGCTGGGCATGGTCGGCATGGGCAGCGCCGGGTCGGCGTCGTCGCTGGCCGCCGAGCTGCAGCAGGTGGCCGGAACATTCGGAATCGGCTTGGTGGACTGGGTGATTCGCCAGGAGCCGGAGCTGCTGGACACCGCCTTGCAAGCGAGGCCCGCCTTGTTGTCGGTCAGCTTCGGCACCGACCTGTCCTGGGTTGCGCTCGCTCATGAGGCTGGAATCGCCACGGCCACACAGGTTTACGACGCCGACGGCGCCCGGCGGGCTGCCGACGCCGGGATCGACGTGCTGGTGGCGCGCGGCGGGGAAGGCGGCGGCCACGGAGAGGCCACGGTCGCGACGCTGCCGCTGCTCGACGCGGTTCTGAACGCGGTGTCGGTGCCGGTGCTGGCCGCCGGCGGAATCGCCTCGCCGCGAAGCCTGGCCGCCGTGCTGGCGGCCGGCGCCGCCGGCGCCTGGCTGGGCACCTGCCTGTCGGCCTGTTCGGAGGCGCTGACCACCGATGCCGCCCGCAAGGCATTGATCGCCGCCCGCGAGACCGACACCACCGCGACCCGGGTGTTCGACGTCGGCCGGGATTACCCATGGCCGCAGCGGTTTCCGTCGCGGGTACTGCGCAACGACTTCGTCGCGCGATGGGACGGCCGCGAAGAAGAATTGGCCGGCGATGCCGGCGCGCGGGCCGAACTTGCCGAGGCGATCGCCGCCGAGGACTACGGGGTGGCTCCCGTCGACGCCGGGCAGGGCGTGGCAATGATCACCGGGGTGGAGCCCGTCGCCGACGTCATCGAGCGGCTTTGCGCGGGCGCGGAACGGTTGCTGGCTCGCTGGTAG
- a CDS encoding cupin domain-containing protein, translating to METISLTSLADEKLAEARETRSGRAAHTLHGGHTHELRQTVMALLAGRELSEHDSPGQASLQVLKGHVRISAGDDSWDGKAGDYVVIPPQRHSLQAVDDSVVMLTVFKSL from the coding sequence ATGGAAACCATTTCGTTGACAAGCTTGGCCGACGAAAAGCTGGCCGAGGCCCGCGAGACGCGCAGCGGGCGGGCCGCCCACACCCTGCACGGCGGGCACACCCACGAATTGCGGCAGACGGTGATGGCGCTGCTGGCCGGACGTGAGCTTTCCGAACACGACAGCCCGGGACAGGCGTCGCTGCAGGTGCTGAAGGGACACGTGCGGATCAGCGCCGGCGACGACTCGTGGGACGGCAAGGCCGGCGACTACGTCGTGATTCCGCCGCAACGGCACTCTCTGCAGGCGGTCGACGATTCGGTGGTCATGCTGACCGTGTTCAAGAGCCTCTAG
- a CDS encoding helix-turn-helix transcriptional regulator, translated as MSAIKEPVGGRRRDVLRVLKAAGAPMSIVAIAGELDVHPNTVRFHLDSLLGDGQVEQVMAERKGPGRPALMFRATRQMDRGGPRRYRLLAEILAIGLTADGDAAGKALAAGRAWGQQLAPRGRARESVDHLVDVLDELGFAPERRGRTQIGLRHCPFLELAEARESVVCPIHLGLMQGALENWSAPVTVKRLDAFAEPDLCMAHLGVAR; from the coding sequence ATGAGCGCAATCAAGGAACCGGTCGGTGGCCGCCGCCGTGATGTGTTGCGAGTGTTGAAGGCGGCGGGGGCTCCGATGAGCATCGTCGCCATTGCCGGCGAGCTGGACGTGCATCCCAATACCGTGCGGTTCCATCTCGATTCGCTGCTCGGCGACGGCCAGGTGGAACAGGTGATGGCCGAGCGCAAGGGGCCGGGCCGCCCGGCGCTGATGTTCCGCGCCACCCGTCAGATGGATCGCGGCGGGCCGCGGCGCTACCGGCTGCTGGCCGAAATCCTGGCAATAGGGCTCACCGCCGACGGGGATGCGGCCGGTAAGGCGCTGGCCGCCGGCCGCGCGTGGGGGCAGCAACTGGCACCGCGTGGGCGTGCCCGGGAATCGGTCGACCACCTCGTCGACGTGCTCGACGAGCTCGGGTTTGCCCCCGAGCGGCGCGGGCGCACGCAGATCGGGCTGCGGCACTGTCCGTTCCTCGAACTGGCCGAAGCGCGCGAAAGCGTTGTCTGTCCCATTCACTTGGGGCTCATGCAGGGCGCATTGGAAAACTGGTCGGCGCCTGTGACCGTCAAACGGCTGGATGCATTCGCCGAACCCGACCTCTGCATGGCGCACCTGGGCGTCGCCCGGTGA
- the fdxA gene encoding ferredoxin: MTYVIGKPCVDVMDRACVDECPVDCIYEGGRALYIHPDECVDCGACEPVCPVEAIYYEDDLPEDLQPYLADNAAFFSQTLPGRDEPLGSPGGAAKIGPLGVDTPLVANLPKG; the protein is encoded by the coding sequence ATGACGTACGTGATCGGGAAGCCATGTGTGGATGTGATGGACCGGGCCTGCGTGGACGAGTGCCCGGTCGACTGCATCTACGAGGGCGGACGCGCCCTTTACATCCACCCCGACGAATGCGTGGATTGCGGCGCCTGTGAGCCGGTCTGCCCGGTCGAGGCGATCTACTACGAAGACGACCTTCCCGAGGATCTGCAGCCTTATCTGGCCGACAATGCCGCGTTCTTCAGCCAGACGCTACCGGGCCGCGACGAGCCGTTGGGCTCGCCGGGCGGAGCGGCCAAGATCGGGCCGCTGGGGGTCGACACGCCGCTGGTGGCTAACCTGCCGAAAGGATGA
- a CDS encoding DUF2249 domain-containing protein, whose translation MAENELDVRELPKPQKHPTIFATYGALAVGESFVLVNNHDPKHLRDEFETDYPGSYGWEYVEKGPKVWRIRITKLTTTPLPRILANTADVAAEPDVTGAVWKLEVRERDLDSNVIALAPGGGIDAHAGADVDVLIHVLSGSGRLVTEQGDVELVPGALLWLPKRSQRQFSAGPDGLRYLTVHQKREILPLTPTVRQAV comes from the coding sequence ATGGCCGAGAACGAACTTGACGTCCGAGAGTTGCCTAAGCCGCAGAAGCATCCGACGATCTTCGCCACCTACGGCGCACTGGCGGTCGGCGAATCGTTCGTGCTCGTCAACAACCACGACCCCAAGCATCTGCGCGACGAGTTCGAAACCGACTACCCCGGCAGCTACGGCTGGGAGTACGTGGAAAAGGGGCCGAAGGTCTGGCGGATCCGGATCACCAAACTCACCACCACCCCGCTCCCCCGAATCCTCGCCAACACTGCGGATGTCGCCGCCGAGCCGGACGTGACGGGCGCGGTTTGGAAGCTGGAAGTCCGCGAGCGCGACCTGGATTCCAACGTCATTGCTCTGGCGCCGGGCGGCGGGATCGACGCGCACGCCGGCGCCGACGTCGACGTGCTGATCCACGTGCTGTCCGGCAGCGGGCGGCTGGTCACCGAGCAGGGCGATGTCGAGTTGGTCCCGGGCGCGCTTCTGTGGCTGCCGAAGCGGTCACAACGCCAGTTCAGCGCCGGCCCCGACGGGTTGCGGTACCTGACCGTCCACCAGAAGCGCGAGATCCTGCCGCTGACTCCGACTGTGCGACAGGCAGTCTGA
- the pcaC gene encoding 4-carboxymuconolactone decarboxylase: MAVRREVLGDGHVEGAEARTTEFTRDFQTLITEYAWGAIWTRPGLDRRSRSMIALTALIARGRDDELTAHIRAALRNGLSRDEIKEVLLQTAIYCSVPDANSAFRIAQAVFDELDSP, encoded by the coding sequence ATGGCCGTGCGGCGCGAGGTGCTCGGCGACGGGCATGTCGAGGGCGCCGAGGCCCGCACCACCGAGTTCACCCGCGACTTCCAAACTCTCATCACCGAATACGCCTGGGGCGCGATCTGGACGCGTCCCGGCCTCGACCGGCGCAGCCGCTCGATGATCGCGCTGACCGCGCTGATCGCCCGCGGTCGCGACGACGAACTGACAGCGCATATCCGGGCCGCGCTGCGCAACGGGCTGTCCCGCGACGAGATCAAAGAGGTGTTGCTGCAAACGGCGATCTACTGCAGCGTGCCCGACGCCAACAGCGCGTTCCGGATCGCGCAGGCCGTCTTCGACGAGCTCGACTCGCCGTGA
- a CDS encoding alpha/beta fold hydrolase has product MSVPTIRGAELAGAPDLPLLVVGPSLGTPVGTLWSAAARRLAESYHVVGWDLPGHGASPPPRDAFTIADLAAGVVKLVDRTLGSRRFTYAGVSVAGAVGIQLLLAHPERVLAAALICTAARIGDPDDWHSRAQVVRSAGTGEVVSRSVQRWFAPGFFERDPESARALLDALRRVDDDGYARTCEALAEFDARERLSEIDTPIVAVAGAHDIATPPDAVRFIATNVSRGRFVQVPNAAHLAPAEQPDRIANVLATLKKWR; this is encoded by the coding sequence ATGAGTGTCCCCACCATCCGCGGAGCAGAACTGGCCGGCGCGCCGGACCTGCCGCTGCTGGTCGTCGGCCCGTCACTGGGTACACCGGTCGGCACGTTATGGTCCGCCGCGGCACGGCGTTTGGCCGAGAGCTATCACGTGGTCGGCTGGGACCTGCCCGGTCACGGCGCCAGCCCGCCGCCGCGTGACGCCTTCACGATCGCGGATTTGGCCGCCGGTGTCGTCAAACTGGTGGATCGCACGCTGGGCAGCCGGCGGTTCACCTACGCTGGTGTGTCGGTCGCCGGTGCAGTCGGAATTCAGCTGCTGCTGGCTCACCCGGAGCGGGTGCTGGCCGCGGCACTGATCTGCACCGCGGCCAGGATCGGCGATCCGGATGACTGGCATTCGCGGGCGCAGGTCGTTCGCAGCGCCGGTACCGGGGAAGTCGTGTCCCGGTCTGTCCAGCGATGGTTCGCCCCAGGGTTCTTCGAGCGCGACCCGGAATCGGCGCGAGCGCTGCTGGACGCGTTGCGCAGGGTGGACGACGACGGTTATGCCCGGACGTGTGAGGCGCTGGCCGAATTCGATGCCCGCGAGCGTCTTTCTGAGATCGACACGCCGATCGTCGCCGTCGCTGGAGCGCACGACATCGCGACCCCGCCGGACGCGGTACGGTTCATTGCCACCAACGTGAGCCGCGGCCGGTTCGTCCAGGTGCCCAACGCCGCGCACCTGGCGCCCGCCGAGCAGCCCGATCGCATCGCCAATGTGCTTGCCACGCTGAAGAAGTGGAGATGA
- a CDS encoding lyase family protein, with amino-acid sequence MTNLLWPGDHRAGDVMTDQALLAAMVAVESAWLSTLVDAGLAPVDAVDLRGLVDPQDCEVLALGAEDGGNPVIGLVALLRERAGAPAGRWIHRGLTSQDVLDTALMLATRSVADTLADQLAEQISTLCALATTHRATPMVARTLTQHAVPTTFGAKAAAWLNGVVDAYRQLEALSFPAQFGGAGGTLAATTELAKLAGRDSPAGVAVQMAHTAAAALGLDNRLPWHTTRAPVVAIGDALVGCTDAWGRIASDVVTLAYPEIGELSEPAGGNRGGSSAMPGKRNPVLSILIRRTAMAAPPLAGTLHTAAALAHDERPDGAWHAEWDTLRTLARRTVVAGSQCSELLAGLEIHAERMAANLHSADVGGEQRAVAELVGNEPSPTYFGAVDVLIDESVDRAQRIVKERR; translated from the coding sequence ATGACGAACCTGTTGTGGCCCGGCGATCATCGTGCCGGGGACGTGATGACCGACCAGGCGCTGCTCGCGGCGATGGTCGCGGTGGAATCGGCGTGGCTGAGCACGCTGGTTGACGCGGGCCTCGCGCCGGTCGATGCGGTGGACCTTCGCGGGCTGGTGGATCCGCAGGACTGCGAAGTACTGGCGCTCGGCGCCGAGGATGGCGGCAACCCGGTCATCGGCCTGGTGGCCCTGTTGCGCGAACGGGCCGGCGCGCCCGCCGGCCGCTGGATTCACCGTGGACTCACCAGCCAGGACGTCCTCGACACCGCGCTGATGCTGGCTACCCGCTCTGTCGCCGACACGTTGGCAGACCAACTCGCCGAACAGATTTCGACGCTTTGTGCTCTTGCGACAACCCACCGTGCGACACCGATGGTGGCCAGGACACTGACCCAGCACGCGGTGCCCACCACGTTCGGCGCCAAGGCGGCAGCGTGGCTGAACGGTGTCGTCGACGCCTACCGGCAACTCGAGGCGCTGAGCTTTCCGGCCCAATTCGGCGGCGCCGGTGGGACACTGGCTGCCACCACCGAATTGGCCAAGCTTGCCGGTCGCGACAGTCCGGCAGGCGTCGCCGTCCAGATGGCGCACACTGCCGCGGCCGCGTTGGGTTTGGACAACCGGTTGCCCTGGCACACCACCCGGGCGCCGGTCGTCGCGATCGGTGACGCTCTGGTCGGCTGCACCGATGCTTGGGGCCGCATCGCCTCGGACGTCGTCACGCTGGCGTATCCGGAGATCGGCGAGCTGAGCGAACCGGCCGGCGGGAACCGCGGCGGCTCGTCGGCGATGCCGGGCAAGCGAAATCCGGTGCTGTCCATCCTGATTCGCCGCACAGCGATGGCGGCGCCGCCGCTGGCCGGGACGCTGCACACCGCCGCGGCGCTGGCCCACGACGAACGCCCCGACGGCGCCTGGCACGCTGAGTGGGACACGCTGCGCACACTGGCCCGCCGGACCGTCGTTGCCGGATCGCAATGCAGCGAACTGCTCGCCGGGCTGGAAATCCACGCCGAACGGATGGCGGCCAACCTGCACAGCGCCGACGTCGGTGGCGAACAGCGCGCGGTCGCCGAACTCGTCGGGAATGAGCCGTCGCCAACGTATTTCGGTGCCGTCGACGTGCTGATCGACGAGAGCGTCGATCGCGCGCAACGGATCGTGAAGGAACGCCGATGA
- the pcaG gene encoding protocatechuate 3,4-dioxygenase subunit alpha translates to MREFACTPAQTVGPFFHCALPYPGDNRLVGDDHPDAIRLYGRVYDGAGDGIPDALVELWQADPDGDVVAHPGSLRRGAGFTGWGRCATDAAGDYRFTTLTPGPPSFFAIVVFARGLLNRLFTRAYLPGADLDRLLSGIDPARRDTMVCVAEPTGYRFDIHLQGEHETVFLMYHGDPR, encoded by the coding sequence ATGCGTGAATTCGCTTGCACTCCGGCGCAAACCGTCGGCCCATTCTTCCACTGCGCGTTACCGTATCCCGGTGACAACCGATTGGTCGGCGACGATCACCCCGATGCCATCCGGTTGTACGGCAGGGTGTACGACGGCGCCGGCGACGGTATCCCGGACGCGCTGGTGGAACTCTGGCAGGCCGATCCCGACGGCGACGTCGTCGCGCACCCCGGTTCGTTACGGCGCGGCGCCGGATTCACCGGGTGGGGCCGATGCGCGACCGACGCGGCGGGCGACTACCGCTTCACCACCCTGACACCCGGGCCGCCCTCGTTTTTCGCGATCGTGGTCTTCGCCCGCGGACTGCTGAACCGGTTGTTCACCCGCGCCTATCTGCCGGGCGCTGATCTGGACCGCCTGCTGTCCGGAATCGACCCCGCGCGGCGAGACACCATGGTCTGTGTCGCCGAGCCGACCGGGTACCGTTTCGACATCCATCTGCAAGGCGAGCATGAGACGGTTTTCCTGATGTATCACGGTGATCCGCGATGA
- the pcaH gene encoding protocatechuate 3,4-dioxygenase subunit beta, with protein sequence MAAAAERVASQRDITAEIASIAAQYQGNAETQPRLNYPPYRSSALRHPQSPFVRVDPEELERCSPCFGDQDVEPGDADLTAGHAGEPVGERIIVAGRVLDAAGRPIAGQLIEIWQANAAGRYHHQRDQHPAPLDPNFTGVGRCLTQADGTYCFLTIKPGPYPWRNHHNAWRPAHIHFSVFGTAFTQRLVTQMYFPGDPLFGLDPIYQSVVDPVARQRLIARYDHDLTEPEYATGYRWDVVLDGAHA encoded by the coding sequence ATGGCGGCTGCAGCGGAGCGCGTCGCGTCCCAACGTGACATCACGGCGGAGATCGCGAGCATCGCAGCGCAGTACCAGGGCAACGCCGAAACGCAGCCGCGGCTGAACTATCCGCCCTACCGCAGCAGCGCGCTGCGCCATCCGCAATCGCCGTTCGTGCGCGTCGACCCCGAGGAACTCGAGCGCTGCAGCCCGTGTTTCGGCGACCAGGACGTCGAACCGGGCGACGCGGACCTCACCGCCGGCCACGCCGGTGAGCCAGTCGGCGAGCGCATCATCGTCGCCGGGCGGGTGCTCGACGCGGCGGGCCGGCCGATTGCCGGCCAGCTCATCGAGATCTGGCAGGCCAACGCCGCGGGCCGTTATCACCACCAGCGCGACCAGCATCCTGCGCCCCTCGATCCGAACTTCACCGGCGTCGGCCGCTGCCTGACGCAGGCCGACGGAACCTACTGTTTCCTGACCATCAAGCCGGGCCCCTACCCGTGGCGCAACCACCACAACGCGTGGCGCCCCGCGCACATCCACTTCTCGGTATTCGGAACGGCTTTCACCCAACGCCTGGTCACCCAGATGTACTTTCCGGGCGACCCGCTGTTCGGGCTCGACCCGATCTACCAGTCCGTGGTGGATCCCGTTGCGCGCCAACGGCTGATCGCCAGATACGACCACGACCTCACCGAGCCCGAGTACGCGACGGGCTACCGGTGGGACGTCGTACTGGACGGCGCACATGCGTGA
- a CDS encoding class I SAM-dependent methyltransferase: MAGGYVYDQSFAEERARLAGIESLWDPGSQALLDDLGISDGWRCLEVGAGAGSLVGWMVSRGAAVTAIDIDTRFVEPLAGDAVEVRRMDIRTDELPQGEYDLVHARLVLEHLAERREIIDRLAASLRPAGWLVIEDYDWTCFGFEDADPGFERVTESVMAFMQKAGFDPRYGRRVVADMAAAGLADVRGEGRARVIDSDSPGFDFFRLSFESIRDAVVDAGLLPAADADAAAARFGEHTRLLTPMMVAGIGRR; this comes from the coding sequence GTGGCGGGTGGCTATGTCTACGACCAGAGCTTCGCCGAAGAGCGGGCCCGGCTGGCCGGCATCGAAAGCCTGTGGGATCCGGGAAGTCAGGCCCTGCTCGACGACCTCGGCATCAGCGATGGCTGGCGATGCCTGGAGGTCGGCGCCGGCGCTGGCTCGCTGGTTGGCTGGATGGTGAGCCGCGGCGCCGCCGTGACGGCAATCGATATCGACACGCGATTCGTCGAGCCGCTGGCGGGCGACGCGGTCGAGGTGCGGCGCATGGACATCCGCACCGACGAGCTCCCACAAGGCGAATACGACCTCGTCCACGCGCGCCTCGTGCTCGAACACCTCGCCGAGCGCCGGGAGATCATCGACCGCCTGGCGGCGTCGCTGCGCCCCGCCGGCTGGCTGGTGATCGAGGATTACGACTGGACTTGCTTCGGATTCGAAGACGCCGATCCGGGCTTCGAGCGGGTGACCGAGTCGGTGATGGCGTTCATGCAAAAGGCCGGCTTCGACCCGCGCTACGGCCGGCGCGTGGTCGCCGACATGGCCGCCGCCGGGCTGGCCGACGTTCGCGGCGAGGGCCGCGCCCGCGTGATCGACTCCGACTCCCCCGGCTTCGACTTCTTCCGGCTGTCGTTCGAGAGTATCCGCGACGCCGTCGTCGACGCCGGTTTGCTCCCGGCCGCCGACGCGGACGCGGCCGCCGCCCGCTTCGGCGAGCACACACGCTTGCTGACGCCGATGATGGTCGCCGGAATCGGCCGCCGCTGA
- a CDS encoding hemerythrin domain-containing protein, with amino-acid sequence MNAYTVLQDHHKTLKGLVKKIYSTPATAPERQDYLDDLLVELDIHFRIEDDIYYPALAAASTLIAIAHAEHRQVIDQLSVLLRTPPSAPTYEDEWHSFATVLEAHADEEERDMIPVPPSVKISDAELVELGDKMAARIEELRESTAHRLRVKGRKSLLRAL; translated from the coding sequence GTGAACGCCTACACCGTGTTGCAGGACCACCACAAGACGCTCAAGGGGCTGGTCAAGAAGATCTACTCGACACCGGCGACCGCGCCGGAGCGCCAGGACTATCTCGACGATCTGCTCGTGGAACTCGACATCCACTTCCGCATCGAGGACGACATCTACTACCCGGCGTTGGCCGCGGCCAGCACGTTGATCGCGATTGCGCACGCCGAGCATCGGCAGGTCATCGACCAGCTCTCGGTGCTGCTGCGCACCCCGCCGAGCGCGCCGACATACGAAGACGAATGGCATTCGTTCGCAACGGTTTTGGAAGCGCACGCCGACGAGGAAGAGCGCGACATGATCCCGGTGCCGCCGTCGGTGAAGATCAGCGACGCCGAACTCGTCGAGCTGGGAGACAAGATGGCCGCCCGTATCGAGGAGCTGCGCGAATCCACCGCGCACCGGCTGCGGGTCAAGGGCCGCAAGTCGCTGCTGCGGGCGCTGTAG
- a CDS encoding Rieske 2Fe-2S domain-containing protein: MVETTPESRLQKRGARLLSFIGRQEWLDRPSYRFEHLLSYAFNALGGARDRVSNALNGVWLGHPVHPPLASLTSGAIGTTVGLDALSLLPGRPKSELIDASRFASRALGLGILANLGSAVTGVADWQHTHEEDRRIGAVHGLLNLLATGLYIASWLQRRRGRHGRGIVISAVGYAVTAGSSYMGGALVFDSGIGIDQSGRRLRTADWTPVLPVESLKNGKPQRVEVDGVGLVLCRTGSNGDIAAFGEFCPHLAAPMADGWVDRGRLVCPWHGSRFDVCSGEVLRGPSAAPLPRYQTRINDGMIELRNGVAE, translated from the coding sequence GTGGTCGAGACCACTCCCGAAAGTCGGTTGCAGAAGCGGGGGGCGCGGCTGCTGTCCTTCATCGGGCGTCAGGAGTGGCTGGATCGGCCCAGCTACCGGTTCGAGCACCTGCTCAGCTATGCCTTCAACGCGCTGGGCGGGGCGCGCGACCGAGTTTCCAACGCGCTGAACGGCGTTTGGCTCGGGCATCCGGTTCACCCGCCGCTGGCGTCGCTGACCAGCGGCGCGATCGGCACGACGGTGGGGCTGGACGCGCTCAGCCTGCTGCCGGGCCGACCCAAATCGGAACTCATCGACGCGTCCCGGTTCGCCTCCCGTGCGCTGGGGCTGGGGATTCTGGCCAACCTGGGTTCGGCGGTCACCGGTGTCGCGGACTGGCAGCACACCCACGAGGAGGACCGGCGCATCGGCGCGGTGCACGGCCTGCTGAACCTGCTGGCGACGGGCCTGTATATCGCGTCGTGGCTGCAGCGGCGTCGCGGCCGGCACGGGCGGGGCATCGTGATCAGCGCGGTCGGTTACGCCGTCACCGCCGGCAGCAGCTACATGGGCGGCGCATTGGTGTTCGACTCCGGGATCGGCATCGACCAGTCCGGCCGGCGGCTGCGCACCGCGGACTGGACGCCGGTGTTGCCGGTGGAGTCGCTGAAGAACGGCAAGCCGCAGCGCGTCGAGGTCGACGGGGTGGGTCTGGTGCTGTGCCGGACCGGCAGCAACGGAGACATCGCGGCGTTCGGCGAGTTCTGCCCGCACCTTGCCGCCCCGATGGCCGACGGCTGGGTCGACCGCGGCCGGCTGGTGTGCCCGTGGCATGGCTCGCGGTTCGACGTGTGCTCCGGAGAGGTGCTGCGAGGCCCCTCGGCGGCGCCGTTGCCGCGCTACCAGACACGAATCAACGACGGGATGATCGAGTTGCGAAACGGAGTCGCCGAGTGA